The Candidatus Binatia bacterium genome has a window encoding:
- the era gene encoding GTPase Era, with protein MPVAFRLDARLLPKFGVVETSENHKSGFVALVGRPNVGKSTLLNRLLGQKIAIVTPKPQTTRGRIRGILTLPEAQIVFVDTPGLHEAKTLINRRMVQAAEEAVEEADLVLWLVDATQGVTAEDRAIATRLQRLGPRLTVVLNKIDRLKANDLIPILAELGRLLPDTDVVPVSATEGANLDELLRVVIHKLPPGPRLYDPETLTDQTERAIVQEIIREQVLLQTRQEVPYAVAVTVESFQDKGSAVVIQATIHVERETQKPILIGKGGSRIKHIGQAAREQIEQLLGKKVYLELFVRVQEDWTKDPARLREFGL; from the coding sequence ATGCCGGTCGCTTTTCGCCTGGATGCCAGGCTGCTACCCAAGTTCGGAGTGGTGGAAACGAGCGAAAACCACAAATCCGGTTTCGTCGCGCTGGTCGGGCGCCCCAATGTCGGGAAGTCGACGCTGTTGAACCGACTACTGGGGCAAAAGATCGCGATCGTTACCCCCAAGCCACAAACGACCCGAGGCCGAATTCGGGGGATTCTCACTCTGCCGGAAGCGCAAATTGTGTTCGTGGATACGCCGGGCCTTCACGAGGCGAAGACACTGATCAACCGAAGGATGGTGCAGGCCGCCGAGGAGGCCGTGGAGGAAGCGGACTTGGTATTGTGGCTCGTGGATGCAACCCAGGGAGTCACCGCAGAAGACCGGGCCATTGCAACTCGGCTCCAACGGCTCGGGCCGCGATTGACAGTGGTGCTCAACAAGATCGATCGGCTGAAGGCAAACGATCTCATCCCGATTCTCGCGGAGCTCGGGCGCTTGCTTCCGGATACGGACGTCGTGCCGGTCAGTGCCACAGAAGGGGCCAACCTCGACGAATTGTTGCGTGTAGTAATTCATAAGTTGCCCCCTGGTCCGCGCTTGTACGACCCAGAGACGCTGACCGATCAAACCGAGCGCGCGATAGTCCAGGAGATCATCCGGGAGCAAGTACTTTTACAAACCAGGCAGGAAGTCCCTTACGCTGTGGCCGTGACGGTCGAAAGTTTCCAGGACAAAGGGAGCGCTGTGGTGATCCAAGCGACGATTCATGTGGAGCGCGAGACGCAAAAACCGATCTTGATCGGTAAGGGAGGAAGTCGGATCAAGCACATCGGACAAGCTGCGCGCGAGCAGATCGAGCAGTTGTTGGGGAAGAAGGTTTACCTGGAACTGTTCGTGCGGGTGCAAGAAGACTGGACGAAGGACCCAGCTCGCCTTCGTGAGTTTGGGCTTTAG
- a CDS encoding AMP-binding protein, which translates to MAPRTLAEFLEDATARFGTREMLAFAPEGTVTERFSGLELLSHVARAAHWLAELGVTKGTHLGLICTNRPEWVFYAFGAWHLGAVVVPLSTLWKPHEIAYALHHADVEILVSMSSFRSRDFRSELAVLLPEIAQGSEAEPFFHPGFPNLRRARFFPAGSHRAAGAASSVAARASFVEAMKTKVHPSDRAVIFFTSGTTARPKAVVHCHEALLVSAERISRSLGIDESDSWWGHMPLFWTGGFVLGLLATWSGGGRVVLQERVEPQSALNLLERERCTIMAGWHQAGPLLDHPDFPRRQLALRKGSAHPLAPRLLVQPHYAVGMYGLSETATCVACADWDEPLEIRTQTCGKPLPGTEICIRDPDTGSTLAAGMAGEICVRGVTLMEGYYKVAREETFDSEGFFHTGDLGFLDDTGRLHFVGRLKDVIKTAGVNVAAREVEETLQQHPAVESAHVVGVPHPARGENIAAFVVLRSGAEVAAPDLIAFCRNRLASYKVPRHLFFLHPSALPRTATGKIEKGKLRAEAIKRVEEETHPSGAPLSET; encoded by the coding sequence GTGGCCCCGAGGACCCTTGCTGAATTTTTGGAAGACGCCACTGCGCGATTCGGTACGCGAGAAATGTTGGCGTTCGCTCCGGAGGGAACCGTTACCGAGCGCTTTTCCGGATTGGAATTGCTCAGCCACGTGGCGCGGGCAGCCCACTGGCTCGCCGAACTCGGCGTGACCAAGGGAACCCATTTGGGACTCATTTGCACGAATCGCCCCGAATGGGTGTTCTATGCCTTCGGCGCTTGGCATCTGGGCGCCGTCGTGGTTCCGCTGTCCACTTTGTGGAAGCCGCACGAAATTGCTTATGCGCTACATCATGCCGACGTCGAGATTCTCGTGAGCATGAGCTCGTTTCGCTCGCGGGACTTCCGGTCGGAGCTGGCTGTGCTGTTACCCGAAATCGCACAAGGTTCCGAGGCAGAACCATTTTTTCATCCAGGCTTTCCGAACCTGCGACGCGCACGCTTCTTCCCTGCCGGGTCACACCGTGCGGCAGGTGCGGCCAGCAGCGTGGCGGCTCGCGCAAGTTTTGTCGAGGCGATGAAAACCAAGGTTCATCCAAGTGATCGGGCGGTAATCTTCTTCACTTCGGGCACGACGGCCCGCCCGAAAGCCGTTGTGCACTGTCACGAAGCGCTCTTAGTCTCCGCCGAACGCATTTCCCGTTCTCTCGGCATCGATGAAAGCGACTCCTGGTGGGGGCACATGCCCTTGTTTTGGACGGGCGGTTTCGTCCTCGGCCTGCTGGCCACGTGGAGCGGGGGCGGGCGTGTGGTGCTGCAAGAACGGGTCGAGCCCCAAAGCGCCTTGAATCTACTCGAACGAGAACGCTGTACCATCATGGCTGGCTGGCACCAAGCCGGGCCGCTTCTCGATCACCCTGACTTCCCGCGTCGGCAACTCGCTTTGCGCAAAGGTTCTGCACATCCCCTCGCGCCCCGCTTGCTCGTACAACCACATTACGCCGTAGGGATGTACGGCCTCAGCGAAACCGCCACTTGTGTGGCTTGCGCGGATTGGGACGAACCATTGGAAATCCGCACACAAACCTGCGGAAAGCCGCTTCCGGGTACCGAGATTTGCATCAGAGACCCTGACACCGGCAGCACCTTGGCAGCCGGCATGGCGGGAGAAATTTGCGTGCGCGGCGTCACTCTCATGGAGGGCTACTACAAAGTGGCGCGGGAAGAAACGTTCGATTCCGAAGGCTTTTTTCACACCGGCGACCTTGGCTTCCTCGATGATACGGGGCGACTGCATTTTGTCGGGCGACTGAAAGACGTGATCAAAACTGCAGGGGTCAACGTCGCCGCACGGGAAGTGGAAGAAACGCTGCAACAGCACCCGGCCGTGGAATCGGCGCACGTGGTTGGCGTACCTCACCCCGCGCGCGGAGAGAACATCGCTGCGTTCGTTGTGTTGCGGAGCGGGGCCGAAGTCGCTGCCCCCGATCTCATCGCCTTCTGCCGCAACCGCTTAGCGAGTTACAAAGTGCCGAGACATCTATTCTTCCTTCACCCAAGCGCACTGCCGCGAACCGCGACAGGCAAAATCGAGAAGGGTAAATTGCGGGCCGAGGCCATCAAGCGTGTCGAAGAGGAAACGCACCCGAGTGGCGCTCCTCTTTCGGAAACATAG
- a CDS encoding CoA transferase produces MSENMGPLRGIRVIDFSHQAAGPWCTTLLGDMGADVWKIEKPGRGDSIRYARGADPRIGSYNFWGLNRNKRSVAVDIKHPTGAQLAREMVARADVVVENFRPGVMDRLGLGYEDLRAINPRLVYASITAFGDRGPMAQQPGMDLILQATGGMMGLTGFPDGPPAKAAGPVADISSGIYCAYAIALALFHREKTGVGQRIDLTMLDAVISLLADISTAYLNTGYDYPKFGNGHPDLVPYQAFAASDGYFILACLTNAFFKRLCVALGREDLLQDARFATNTARCANRELVVSTLQEIFRTNTCAHWIELCQRHDVPACKVNSLKELFELEQLRVLGSVAEWEHPRLGPFRTMNVIFRMSETPGSLRIPPPELGQHTEECLRLLGKSTEEIAALRAAGICE; encoded by the coding sequence ATGTCGGAAAACATGGGCCCTCTCAGAGGTATTCGCGTGATTGATTTCAGCCATCAAGCTGCAGGACCATGGTGCACGACGTTGTTGGGCGACATGGGTGCGGACGTGTGGAAGATCGAAAAACCCGGCCGCGGGGACAGTATCCGGTATGCGCGGGGAGCCGACCCGCGAATCGGGAGTTACAACTTTTGGGGTCTGAATCGCAACAAACGATCGGTGGCGGTCGACATTAAACACCCTACCGGTGCCCAACTTGCCCGGGAGATGGTGGCTCGAGCCGATGTCGTTGTGGAAAATTTTCGGCCGGGTGTGATGGATCGTCTCGGCCTCGGCTACGAAGACTTGCGCGCTATCAATCCTCGCTTGGTTTATGCCTCGATAACGGCGTTCGGGGATCGCGGTCCGATGGCACAACAACCTGGCATGGATCTCATTTTACAAGCCACCGGCGGTATGATGGGTTTGACCGGGTTTCCCGACGGACCCCCGGCCAAGGCGGCAGGCCCAGTGGCGGACATTTCGTCGGGAATTTACTGTGCCTACGCCATCGCGCTGGCGTTGTTCCATCGCGAAAAAACCGGAGTCGGGCAGCGCATTGACCTGACCATGCTGGACGCCGTCATTTCCCTTCTGGCCGACATTTCCACCGCTTACTTGAACACCGGCTACGACTACCCGAAGTTCGGCAACGGCCATCCCGACCTTGTGCCCTACCAAGCATTCGCGGCCAGCGATGGGTACTTCATCCTCGCCTGCCTCACGAATGCTTTTTTCAAACGCTTGTGCGTTGCCTTAGGGCGCGAAGATCTGCTCCAAGACGCGCGGTTTGCCACCAATACGGCTCGGTGTGCAAACCGCGAGCTTGTCGTCTCCACGCTACAGGAAATCTTCCGAACGAACACGTGTGCGCACTGGATCGAGCTCTGCCAGAGGCATGACGTACCCGCGTGCAAGGTCAATTCCCTGAAGGAGCTCTTCGAACTAGAGCAACTGCGCGTCTTGGGCTCGGTGGCGGAGTGGGAACACCCGCGGCTCGGACCGTTTCGCACCATGAACGTCATCTTTCGGATGAGCGAAACACCTGGCTCGCTGCGCATACCTCCACCGGAGCTCGGACAGCACACCGAAGAATGCCTTCGGCTCTTGGGAAAATCCACAGAGGAAATCGCCGCATTGCGCGCAGCGGGAATCTGCGAATAG
- a CDS encoding fatty-acid--CoA ligase, with amino-acid sequence MAGARPPWKPKSLLLPTATSFLRLQAQRLGDERGIVYEDRLWPYSAIADLAEELAAFLRAAGCADHARVAFRVANSPLAVACHYAAWTLGGVAVPIGIRTTPEEMREALERTMAQALVLDDVSVAALESVWRELEAPVVAAGSVPGAAVRIMHRSRASGSRGSQGSRQAPAAVLASTSGTTGTPKTVMLSHANLFWSALACSSARGDNGTEIGAAISLLSHTPVFVSHVLCRILFGATVVMFPRFDLEEILWAAARYGITDLTLIGGMVADVVARGRVPAPVEERVRKVSVGGAFTPMDAKSSLREIFPRAEIIEAYGQSEATDGVTMARGGEVFDRPGTIGRQNPHVIVRIRKSDGSWAAPGEEGEIVIGGPTVMLGYWRNRRATHQVLRDGWLHSGDLGRGDEDGFFYITGRIKNLIITGGENVSPVEVETVLRRHPAVAEVAVIGTPHPKWGEQVTAVIVPRPGATPSAEDIAEFAGRHLAGFKKPRRVEFVASLPRNAANKVDLATLKSWFVSPGTAATLTKGG; translated from the coding sequence ATGGCGGGCGCGCGACCACCGTGGAAGCCGAAATCGTTGTTGCTTCCCACTGCGACGTCTTTTTTACGGCTGCAGGCTCAACGCCTGGGCGATGAGCGGGGCATCGTGTACGAGGACCGCCTCTGGCCTTATTCTGCCATCGCGGATTTAGCCGAAGAACTTGCCGCTTTTTTACGGGCTGCCGGTTGCGCGGACCATGCGCGGGTTGCTTTCCGGGTCGCCAACAGCCCGCTGGCGGTAGCGTGCCATTACGCTGCTTGGACACTCGGAGGTGTGGCCGTTCCCATTGGAATCCGCACCACTCCCGAAGAAATGCGCGAGGCGCTCGAACGCACCATGGCCCAAGCGCTGGTTCTCGATGACGTCTCGGTGGCCGCGTTGGAATCCGTTTGGCGAGAGCTCGAGGCACCCGTCGTTGCGGCCGGCAGTGTACCGGGCGCCGCCGTTCGCATCATGCACCGCTCTCGCGCCAGCGGAAGCCGAGGCTCCCAAGGGTCTCGCCAAGCTCCCGCAGCCGTGCTTGCCAGCACCTCGGGTACGACGGGCACGCCCAAAACCGTCATGCTGAGCCACGCCAATTTGTTTTGGTCCGCGCTCGCGTGTTCGAGCGCGCGGGGCGATAACGGCACGGAAATCGGCGCTGCGATCAGTTTGCTCAGCCACACCCCAGTTTTTGTTTCCCATGTGCTGTGCCGCATTTTGTTCGGGGCCACCGTCGTGATGTTTCCGCGATTCGATCTAGAAGAAATCCTGTGGGCCGCGGCCCGCTACGGCATCACGGACTTGACGTTGATCGGCGGGATGGTTGCCGACGTGGTCGCCCGCGGCCGAGTTCCAGCGCCGGTGGAAGAACGCGTCCGAAAAGTTTCGGTCGGAGGCGCCTTCACGCCGATGGACGCGAAGAGCTCTTTAAGGGAAATTTTCCCGCGTGCAGAAATCATCGAGGCTTACGGGCAGTCCGAAGCCACAGATGGCGTCACAATGGCTCGCGGGGGCGAAGTCTTCGATCGTCCCGGCACGATTGGCCGCCAAAACCCGCACGTCATCGTGAGAATCCGTAAGAGCGACGGCAGTTGGGCTGCACCGGGGGAAGAAGGGGAGATCGTCATCGGTGGCCCGACCGTCATGCTCGGTTACTGGCGCAATAGGCGGGCGACCCATCAAGTTTTGCGCGACGGCTGGCTCCACAGTGGCGACCTCGGGCGGGGCGACGAAGACGGGTTCTTCTACATCACGGGGCGGATCAAGAACCTCATCATTACCGGCGGTGAGAATGTATCTCCGGTGGAGGTGGAGACAGTTCTGCGGCGCCACCCGGCAGTCGCGGAGGTTGCGGTAATTGGGACGCCCCATCCCAAATGGGGCGAGCAAGTCACGGCCGTGATCGTGCCTCGGCCTGGAGCGACCCCAAGCGCCGAAGACATTGCCGAATTTGCCGGGCGTCATCTGGCCGGGTTCAAAAAGCCACGGCGCGTTGAATTTGTGGCGTCTCTGCCGCGCAACGCGGCCAACAAGGTGGATTTGGCAACTCTCAAGTCCTGGTTCGTCTCTCCAGGCACGGCAGCAACACTGACCAAAGGAGGTTGA
- a CDS encoding alpha-L-glutamate ligase-like protein produces MAVTFWDRLRTLRRDVLGLNRRNHELGIAFNPPHLVALVDNKVATKDALASARVPTPRTFATFRTQASLSALTEVLRESDNFVVKPARGAGGEGIVVIVSRRGDQFVKASGELLSWPELHNHACEILAGAYALSETYDEVLVEERLDMHPGLSRFAFKGIPDVRVLLAFGVPILAMMRLPTRQSDGRANLHLGGIGVGLDLLRGTATHAVWKERPARFHPDTDAPLAELAVPFWDRLLAVAAACFDCVPLGYLGVDLVVDPHRGPCVLELNARPGLGIQLANHVGLRPLLQEVLLRSGTRKLPADDRVALGLEIYRKHVRPEDSA; encoded by the coding sequence ATGGCCGTAACGTTCTGGGATCGCCTCCGAACGCTGCGCCGGGACGTTCTCGGGCTCAATCGGCGCAACCACGAGCTCGGGATTGCCTTCAATCCGCCCCATCTGGTCGCGTTAGTGGACAACAAGGTTGCCACCAAGGACGCGCTGGCGTCGGCACGCGTGCCGACACCGCGAACATTTGCCACCTTTCGCACGCAAGCGTCGTTAAGCGCATTGACGGAGGTTTTACGAGAATCCGACAATTTCGTCGTCAAGCCGGCTCGTGGAGCCGGGGGCGAGGGGATTGTCGTCATCGTCAGCCGCCGAGGAGACCAGTTCGTCAAGGCCAGCGGTGAACTGCTGTCTTGGCCCGAGCTGCACAATCACGCCTGCGAGATCTTGGCAGGTGCTTACGCACTCAGCGAGACTTATGACGAAGTCCTCGTGGAAGAACGCCTAGACATGCACCCCGGATTGAGCCGCTTTGCCTTCAAAGGCATTCCGGACGTCCGGGTTTTACTGGCTTTCGGCGTTCCCATTTTGGCCATGATGCGGCTGCCCACGCGCCAGTCGGATGGGCGCGCCAATCTCCACCTGGGTGGAATCGGGGTTGGCTTAGATCTGCTGCGTGGGACCGCCACCCACGCCGTATGGAAGGAACGACCTGCACGTTTCCATCCCGACACGGATGCCCCATTGGCTGAACTCGCAGTTCCTTTTTGGGACCGACTGCTCGCAGTCGCCGCCGCTTGTTTCGACTGTGTACCGCTCGGCTACCTCGGGGTCGATTTGGTCGTGGACCCGCATCGGGGGCCGTGCGTGCTCGAGCTGAATGCCCGTCCCGGCCTGGGTATCCAGCTAGCCAACCACGTGGGCCTTCGCCCGCTGCTGCAGGAGGTGCTGCTGCGGTCGGGAACGAGGAAGTTACCTGCAGACGACCGCGTCGCACTCGGGTTGGAGATTTATCGCAAGCACGTTCGCCCCGAGGACTCCGCTTGA
- a CDS encoding isovaleryl-CoA dehydrogenase encodes MPARDSVRIMMQGEKSNGLHEEIVAAVRRFVEREVMPVASELEHRNEYPHALVAQMKQLGLFGATIPAEFGGLGLDVLTYARIVEELSRGWMSLSGVLNTHLMVAYLLREHGTPDQKERYLPAMARGEHRGALCLTEPHAGSDVQRIRTTAVRRGDVYVLNGSKMFITNARTATIYAIVAKTDPKADPPYKGMSLFLGEKGAGLTVSRDIEKLGYKGIETCEVHFEDYEVPAANLLGGVEGRGFVQVMSGLEVGRVNIAARAVGVATAAFEQAIRYAQQRETFGKPIAQHQAIQLKLADMATKIQAARLLTYHAAEKKNRGERADVEAGMAKLFASETCLEVAIEAMRVLGGYGYTAEFPVERYFRDAPLMIIGEGTNEIQRLVIARQLLERYKA; translated from the coding sequence ATGCCGGCTCGCGACAGTGTGCGAATCATGATGCAAGGGGAGAAAAGTAACGGTCTGCACGAAGAAATTGTGGCGGCTGTGCGGCGCTTCGTGGAGCGCGAAGTGATGCCGGTGGCGAGCGAGCTCGAACACCGCAACGAATACCCGCATGCGCTCGTAGCGCAGATGAAGCAGTTGGGCTTGTTTGGTGCCACCATTCCCGCGGAATTCGGCGGTCTGGGTCTGGACGTGCTGACTTACGCGCGCATCGTGGAGGAGCTGTCGCGAGGGTGGATGAGTTTAAGTGGGGTACTGAACACCCACTTGATGGTGGCGTACTTGTTGCGGGAGCACGGCACGCCCGATCAAAAGGAACGGTACCTGCCGGCGATGGCTCGGGGAGAGCATCGCGGCGCCCTGTGCCTCACGGAGCCGCACGCTGGAAGCGACGTGCAACGTATTCGCACTACCGCAGTCCGCCGCGGCGACGTTTACGTTTTGAACGGCAGCAAGATGTTTATCACGAACGCTCGCACGGCAACGATTTATGCGATTGTGGCGAAGACAGATCCGAAAGCCGATCCGCCCTACAAGGGGATGAGCTTGTTTTTGGGCGAAAAGGGGGCGGGTTTGACGGTCAGTCGGGATATCGAAAAGCTCGGCTACAAGGGAATCGAGACCTGCGAGGTGCATTTCGAGGATTACGAAGTCCCCGCGGCGAACCTTCTCGGGGGAGTGGAGGGGCGCGGGTTCGTGCAGGTGATGAGCGGCTTGGAAGTGGGCCGCGTGAATATTGCCGCGCGAGCTGTGGGAGTGGCTACCGCGGCGTTCGAGCAAGCCATCCGCTATGCGCAGCAGCGCGAGACGTTCGGTAAGCCGATTGCGCAGCACCAGGCAATCCAACTGAAGCTCGCCGATATGGCAACGAAGATTCAAGCGGCACGGTTACTGACGTATCATGCCGCAGAGAAGAAGAATCGCGGAGAGCGCGCGGACGTCGAGGCAGGAATGGCAAAGCTTTTTGCATCGGAAACCTGCCTCGAGGTTGCCATAGAGGCGATGCGCGTCCTCGGCGGGTACGGTTACACGGCCGAGTTCCCGGTGGAACGCTACTTCCGTGATGCCCCTTTGATGATCATCGGCGAAGGCACAAACGAAATCCAGCGCTTAGTGATCGCGCGCCAGCTTCTGGAACGATACAAGGCCTAA